The following is a genomic window from Episyrphus balteatus chromosome 1, idEpiBalt1.1, whole genome shotgun sequence.
AATATCTATTTGCTCTGGTTCAGGAAGAAAATCTGATGGAGTGCTTTCATGCCTTTCGTTGCCTTGTCGTATTTCTTCAAGTGCTTCATCTAAAATATCGTCTTCTACTATGGCATATTTTAATCTATTCGCTTCAACTAATGTCCTATTCCTCAAATAAGCTTCCTTAGAATCAATATTTTCTATTTCCACGGCCTCATTTCTCCAAGGCATAAATAAAAGTATCTGTTCGCGATAATAATGGAGTGGATCCTGTGCCAATTTGTACCTTCTATATCGAATTATCTTAGAATTATGTCTTAAATGGTAGTTatcttcattttcattttcttcatcattttGCTTACGCGAGTGAGTGAAATTTGCAACAAAATCCGCTAAGCATAATTCTTCGTGCTTTACAGGCCTTttcgaatatttttgaaaatcattttcaacaaaaatgtcaGTGGAATCAGAGTTAAGGTTCTGAAGAAACTTATTGGACTTTAGCATCATTAATCTACTTTCAATTGGActtgtatttataaaaacatgtcCTCTACTACTTTTCGACAATGGCAAAGATAGCACGTGATATGCAGCCTCTTGAGCAGACATCAAATTGCTGTTGAGAAAAACATTCGCGATATTTCTAAATTTGTCCTTAATGTTCTTATGGCCCTGATTAATATCAGAAGCAGCATCTCTTAGAAGCTTGGATAAACCAGCATCCACTTTGCTTATGTAATTGACAATATAATTAGCTATCCCGTATTCCTCCAAGACAAACTGAACATCGATGTTTGACTCAAACAAATTTAGAACGTCTTTATTATATGAATTTATTGCAACTTCTAAACTGTTGCGTTTTAAAAATACTTGGGAATTTTTTAACGAACTCCTGATGGCATTGATATATTGGGATTCTGTAATTTTAAGTGAGTTCAATATCTCTTCAAAAGGAACAAAAGATGGTTTGTCAAAGAAATGTTGCATTCGGGTCCTTATGTTTCCTAATATCGCTGAAAGTTCTTCCTTTTCTTTACCTACTGGAATTTCGGGAAGAGGCTCAAGAATTTGGGTCTTTGGCATAACTGGTATAGGAAAGTTAAACCTgcatttggttttatttaactttCCCTTATTACAAGTGTGAGAATGTCTATGACGAAGGTAAGGTATATAGGGACTATTAGGATTATCTTCGCACGTGATAAACCTATCAATAAATGAAGTGCATCGCGACTTTCTTTCTTCATCGTTTAGCTTATAAACTGGAGCATTTTTGAGCCACAAGAACATGTGCTCATGAGGTGAACCACGCATCTGGAATTCTACTCTTTGATAACTGTCAAGTACTTCAAATTCCTTGAATGGtccatttttgctttttatgtACTTCATAAATTTGGCAACTTTATGGTCAAAATATCTAGCACAAGTTACTGGGTCATTTCTAATGAGCTCAGTTTTCTCGAAATTTTCCAGTGACATGGCTTCTACAATACTCAGTTTTTGGTTGTTTAAAAGTTTTGCTAGAAGTTGGATTAATTCGGGCCAATTTGATTCGGCAGCAGACAGGGTTAAGAAGAGTGTAGGCTTTCCTAATTGGCGAATCATTGCCAttagttgcattttttttaactcccaGTATGATGGAGATGACGGAATACGGTTAAGAATTCTATACCCAGCATCGTGTTGAATAAGTGAATCCAGGAAATGTTTCTTTAAAACGTTGTCTGCAGTCACCTTATTCGTGCTTTTGCTTTTTCTTAGACAAATGTTGATATTCGATAAACACGATTGCTCTAATTTCTTTTTTGCCATATAAAGAATTTTAGTTGGAACAGAACCTCGTCTATCATATCGTCTTGCGATTGATTTCGCTCTCTCGGagtatgatattttatttgtggATTCTAAAGGATGTCCGCAGTAGATTTTAGGAAAACATAATTCTTCTAAATTTGGGAATAAATGCCATGGTACTGGAGCCTTTCCCTGACCAGGTGCTATTACTTGAACACTATCCGCCGCTTCTTTGTTCCTATCCATAACAAGGACCTCATCATTCATATCTAACTGTAAAATTTGTTGCTCTTCAAGTTGTTTAGCTTTATTTTCTGTATTAGTTTTTGATTTCTGTAAGTCTACGAATTCATTCAAATTTATGTCTTCTACCACGTTGTCATCTTGTGAAAAACCATCGGTAGTGCCCTTCGGGTTCTGTGCATCATTGCTGTCTACAATGAACTCAACCAATTCATCATATGCTTTGTCATACTGTTCAAGGTAAGCTACATCGatttgaatgttgtttttttgataaagagGGGTAGTCTTTAGGTACTGCAAAGCATCGCACACAACTGCGGGCCGAATTGTCTCAAACATATAGTTTGAAGAATGGTCAAGGTGTCGTTTGAGTTTTAACTGAATAGTTTTCATGTTATCAAACTTGCGTGGCAGTACCTGCAGCATATCGTTTACCTCAACTGAAATATTGACAACGCTTCCTTTCATTCCAAGCTGGGGATTCAGGGCAAAGGGCTTTAAATCGCGAATTTGCATAAAATTTATGAAGGGTGCAACCATTCTCTCTTCAAGAGGAGATAAAATTTGGATTGATTTGGGAATAGGAACGAAGTTAAGTCCATTAGCAATTGCTAGCTTAGGAACAAGACCTTTCTGGATATATCTGTAACAGGTTTTACATGTCCAGGCTGATTTATGggttcttattttatttatactttctacaaatttttttccaaaatactttTTCGAATAAGTTGTTTGGTACTTTACAACAGAATGCGCAAAAAATGTCCcttcacaaaaacaacaaacataCTCTGGGCACATGCTTCTTTccttaataaataaaagcttTGCTTGACTTTCTtcattattttgcttttttaagtTATCACGGTATTGCTCcctaaatttatataaaagatTGTCACGTTTTTCTTTTCGTTGTGTTGTATTAATTTGctgttctttttgttttaattcaggAAGGTTTCTTTTAGATTGTTTAAATCGTGTGTCTTTTTGCCTCTTTCGTTCCAAAGTGGTTTTAAGACTACGGCTTAGTTGTTTTCGCGCTACATCTTTAACTTTTTCTGTTGAACGAAGATCTTTATTACTTCTTCTACTTCGCATTCTTTCAGAAAGCTTtgtattttctacaattttataATCTTGTCGACTCCTAAGAGATCGTTTCCTTGCATTGTCTATTTCCCTTTTCAAAACTCTATTTTCTGTCACACTTCGCCTTGCGCGCATTCTCGTCAAAAGCTTTGcgttttcatcatttttaaagttttcttgaCTCCTGAGAATTCGTTTCCTTTCACTATCTTTTTCCCTTTGCAAAATTACGTTTTCTATGACACTTCGCCTTGTGCGCATTCTTGTCAAAAGCTTTGCGTTTTCgtcatttttaaagttttcttgaCTCCTGAGAATTCGTTTCTTTTCACTATCTTTTTCCCTTTGCAAAATTACGTTTTCTATGACACTTCGCCTTGTGCGCATTCTTGTCAAAAGCTTTGCGTTTTCGTcatttttatagttttcttGACTCCTGAGAATTCGTTTCTTTTCACTATCTTTTTCCCTTTGCAAAATTACGTTTTCTGTGACACTTCGCCTTGTGCGCATTCTTGTCAAAAGCTTCGAGTTTTCGTCAGTTTTATAGTCTTGTTGACCTCTCAGAATTCGTTTCTTTGCACTGTCTTTTTCCCTTTTTAAAATTCTACTTTCTGTTACACTTCGCCTTGCGCGCATTCTTTGAACCTGCTTTGTTCTTGATACCTTTCGCGCCGTTCGTTCCTTAGCCTTAAATGTTTCATTTAATCGCAGAAGTCTTAGTCTTTCTTTGTTGTgttcatcaaaaatttttttttgactgatTGAAAACAATTTGCTCTTTATTGACCACTGCGTTTCGAGACAAGAATCAAACTCTATTTTCAAAGGTGTTATACTAAATAATTGTTTTCCCATTGcacaaaatgatgatttaaaAGCTGAAGCAAGGTCATGAATGCTTTTAAACCTACAAAGAACAGCTACGCCATTTTGAACCGAATTTAGATTTTCATCTCTACTGTGAGGATCAAATAACCAGTATAAATTGTCCTTCCTTAAAATTGCAACCGATAAATTACTAACAGTCAGAACACCGAAAATCtcaatcgaaaaaaatctatctaaTTCACAACAGAAAAAGTCTGTTTCATCAATATAACCCTGAAAAGGATCTAGTTTATACTCGACGTTAAATCTCGTATTTTCCACAGTAAAGGATTGAAGAACCTCATCTGCCGCCAGATAAAAAGATGATGGTGGCTCTTTGCCAAACCTTTCTGAAAAACTAGAAACAGATTGAACATGAAGATTATGTCCATGCCTAAGAACTTGATTAATATTATCTGCGTTCCAGGCCGTTACGGATGTCAACTGGGACATACACAATGCCATTACCGAATTGCTTGTACAttgtgtatttttataaattccctcaaaaatgtcattgttttgacaaaaagatCCCATAATGCAACTACTGATGTCAACTCTATTCATACAATTTTCATTAAGCACCTTTTCTGAATTTTCATCGACCTggctaaagttaaatacaatttttttctttcccctgcctttcttttgaatttttaaaaagttgttaTCCATttcgataaaaattaaaatagttttgaaaaaagtaatttaaatagtaaaaatgttttaaaaaattattcaaaattatttgttttaaaccaAATAACTTACCGAATAGTTTTtggtcaaaattttaagaattcgcCTGTTCTTGTTTTAATTAAAGCTCTTAATTCACAATATTCACATTCACACGACTTTAATTctaaaaatcataataaaatttcaatttttaatttcactgtTAACACCACtgccttaaattaaaaattataagaaacttaaagttttgtaataaaaaaagaaactattttttttttcaacttgtaTTATTTAATTCGtatgtaaaattttactttaaaacttTTACTTCTTACACTTAAAACACcaccaaattgttttttttattatttttatgagattttttataaaaacactcACTTTTCACACTCTattaaaattgcatttaaaaatgcagtttgtacagttttgtaatCTATAAGACTTTTGTATAGAATTGCttcttcaaaaattgttttttttttttcaaatgctcaCTTCTTTCCACTATCGGTTAGAAACGATTATTGATGAggatattgattttttaaaacaaaagaaccttaaaattttacttttttttatatatttacacacacatacatataaccctaaaaaactttcaaaaaatttttttatgacattCCCAaaatatagtacctacctaatgATAAGAAGGGTTGCGTAATttcaagaattaaaaaacataatacAGCCATGAATGGTATGGTAGGTATAGGTAGTATGGGATTTTCCACAGCTAGATTCTACCTGCATATAACAATAAATTTGCAATACACTCATTACAAATTGGATGACTTTCTTAACACCCACCGTCGAAAAAGAGGTATCTATCcattcataaataaatataggtacacaaatcttttttttgttataattttgggTTGAatgattaagattaagattgaATGAATtagggtttgttttttttttgggcggATAGATATATATATTGTACATTGAACCACATGACCAAATGTAGGTACGTTCAATATAGAAACCCATTACTCTGagcttttatgattttattgttaaaatacTTACATATGTGTATTTTCAggtatacatacctacatacatttatacatgtacctacataaaaaaaaaacgatgaatgCTTAGAACTTCGTGTGagaattttgcattttgaaaaCCATTTGAAGTTTGCATCAAAATAAATGCCAAGCAACACACGCACTTCAACATCATAAACattgatatttaaattttagaaacatagGTCTAGCGATACTAACTTGAAATACGAAAGCAAGAGGTACGTGTGATAAAATCGTGCAATAAACAATAATTCAAATGGGATACCTACTTCGATTTGTAggcaaaattatttaaaatggcgtaagaaattataaaaaaaaatttacatattttcagatttcttatgaaattcctttaaaaatcaaattataactatgttattcaaaatatttttcctaaaaatctttgacataaaagctacttttatcataagagcaagtacgtgcgaccccagtcgtgcattttattttgtattaaaactgaatttttgcattgaaataattaattttctcaaagactgtggtaaataggaactttaaatttttgctatttaactttcaccAGTAAgcgttattaaatgaataaaaaataattttatgtttagatgttgaactttaaaaaaaaaatacataagttacattttttttcaaaacttttattaaaaaaagttcttcgaaaatgaaatactttttaatttttttcataaaccgtaatacatattgacatttccttttctaatttgaaatcataataaatgcggccaaaaaaatttgaaaataaatgcattttatattacgaccaagtttaaaaaacgacatgttaaaattttttcaataattttctttttcaaaaatcggagttcaattaccattctttcaaaagccgttcattcaattaacttaattttaattttacatatatgactaagcttctagcttttaaaaaatgtatatttgaatattgtaggtgttgccgttgtgttcaaatattttttttttgtgtttgaagtcaattaataagaaaattgcatctatcgcttgaactatggaagattgtccctcactcccatatattttt
Proteins encoded in this region:
- the LOC129911529 gene encoding uncharacterized protein LOC129911529, yielding MRARRSVTESRILKREKDSAKKRILRGQQDYKTDENSKLLTRMRTRRSVTENVILQREKDSEKKRILRSQENYKNDENAKLLTRMRTRRSVIENVILQREKDSEKKRILRSQENFKNDENAKLLTRMRTRRSVIENVILQREKDSERKRILRSQENFKNDENAKLLTRMRARRSVTENRVLKREIDNARKRSLRSRQDYKIVENTKLSERMRSRRSNKDLRSTEKVKDVARKQLSRSLKTTLERKRQKDTRFKQSKRNLPELKQKEQQINTTQRKEKRDNLLYKFREQYRDNLKKQNNEESQAKLLFIKERSMCPEYIQKGLVPKLAIANGLNFVPIPKSIQILSPLEERMVAPFINFMQIRDLKPFALNPQLGMKGSVVNISVEVNDMLQVLPRKFDNMKTIQLKLKRHLDHSSNYMFETIRPAVVCDALQYLKTTPLYQKNNIQIDVAYLEQYDKAYDELVEFIVDSNDAQNPKGTTDGFSQDDNVVEDINLNEFVDLQKSKTNTENKAKQLEEQQILQLDMNDEVLVMDRNKEAADSVQVIAPGQGKAPVPWHLFPNLEELCFPKIYCGHPLESTNKISYSERAKSIARRYDRRGSVPTKILYMAKKKLEQSCLSNINICLRKSKSTNKVTADNVLKKHFLDSLIQHDAGYRILNRIPSSPSYWELKKMQLMAMIRQLGKPTLFLTLSAAESNWPELIQLLAKLLNNQKLSIVEAMSLENFEKTELIRNDPVTCARYFDHKVAKFMKYIKSKNGPFKEFEVLDSYQRVEFQMRGSPHEHMFLWLKNAPVYKLNDEERKSRCTSFIDRFITCEDNPNSPYIPYLRHRHSHTCNKGKLNKTKCRFNFPIPVMPKTQILEPLPEIPVGKEKEELSAILGNIRTRMQHFFDKPSFVPFEEILNSLKITESQYINAIRSSLKNSQVFLKRNSLEVAINSYNKDVLNLFESNIDVQFVLEEYGIANYIVNYISKVDAGLSKLLRDAASDINQGHKNIKDKFRNIANVFLNSNLMSAQEAAYHVLSLPLSKSSRGHVFINTSPIESRLMMLKSNKFLQNLNSDSTDIFVENDFQKYSKRPVKHEELCLADFVANFTHSRKQNDEENENEDNYHLRHNSKIIRYRRYKLAQDPLHYYREQILLFMPWRNEAVEIENIDSKEAYLRNRTLVEANRLKYAIVEDDILDEALEEIRQGNERHESTPSDFLPEPEQIDILEQGGVENKKENLVNRFVSPPKISQEGMILLLNKLNKDQRDFVMHVYNCFKTKNGLPLNIFLSGSAGVGKSTVINSIFQLITKYFDSRPGAIGDSIKVLLTAPSGKAAFLINGVTLHTAFALPVSQYGGTMPNLSSDIANTIRQKLVNLKLLIIDEISMVGSRLLSRVDTRLRQVMGRNEPFGGISIILVGDLNQLPPVFDTFVFKAPQNNDLNVFAETNTLWVLFKIFELTKIMRQQNETLFINALNHLATGTMTSEDIQLVKSREVDSNSIPEDVIRLYSTNNDVDEYNSLKLSKAPGEEISAKSIDSVLGKVGEAIKKRALEALQKKKLSDLGGLSNTVRLKKNIKYMITTNIDVEDGLVNGACGELKHISMKPNTNEVDKIWILFPPNPRVGLKAQLSLKKFIESNNIDCNLVPIERKVHSINVNTVNTYQILRKQFPIVPAEAITIHKSQGQTYDKVCIDLRKSKKIRRSMMYVALSRVTSLTGLFIIGNFSPPNATAEENLILDELRRLRNDCKMNLSFKNFEKKTGLIVAYQNARSLKKNINCVIADHWYSNCDVLVFSETQTLYSDSLNIPGFKLIYRSDQDYKKRKPRGLMCFVKETLSIDTKSIKSATIQIIIDSTKKTHIDLLSFELGEVLVIAGYKSPSASFEDFREQFKDFMNEIRHKLRGKIVLLGDFNINLRNKQNTFLHETLTEWNLRSALPNNAVTTDNNTQIDVIFSNIHPLECGVYESFFSDHKPIYFIFPQE